GCGATACGTGGTTGGCCATCTATAAGGACTTTGTAGGCATGAACAAGGGCCCGGCCTTTTGGCAAAGCTTGCATGATCATAAGCGAAAGAACTTGACACCCTACAACATGCACGTCATCCATGCACACAATGTGAAGTCTCTAACGCATCGGTGATACACCATCTCTAACTACGTCACGAAGTTTTACTGTGTGATTCACCATGTGGAGACAAGTTGCCATTGGGCGCATCAGCCATCGAGATAGTAAGTGTTCTTTCTGTTACCCTACATGTTGgttaattcattcattcattcaattTTGATGTACACGTGTGCCATGATTTACTACATGACCGAGGGCAGACCATTCACGCACATACATTATTGGATGAAGCTCAAAGGGCAGTTTGTGTGGGACGACACGTGCCGGTTCTGGCTCTAGTGTCATTGAATTTAGAATATATTATTTTGAAAAACTCATTGAACATCTGGTTTATCTCGTTgaatttgaactattgttgtactagACATATTTGCATGGATGAATTGTGCTCTTTCTATAATTACTTTAGTGCTACGGgctatattttttatataaattatGTCTGAACTATGTTGAATTCTTTGGTGTTTGCATGAACTTTAGAGGTAATTACACCGATGGTGTTTGAACTTGTTATGGATGTTCAGTTTAGTGCCTGAACTTGAAAAATACATTGAACTGGTTCTAAAACTTGGCTAGTgcgtgcaaatacggtgctaaACACACATGTAAACGTATATGCGCTGACGTGGCACCCCACCTGTCAGTatagaagaaaaaaaatggaaGGTAAAATTATGCTCATTTGGAGCCGAACCGCGACCTCCTCTTTGATTATTTACGCGCTGACCACTACACCGAAGAAACAACAGTGCAAACTAAGGCGTGCACTACTTTATGTATGATAGCATGACTTTTGGTGCTTAAATAGGGCTGAATAGGGTGCCCATTTAGTACAGATTAACTTTTTTTAAAATGTTAAAAGTCTGTAAATTATAATTCATAATAATAAAAGTTAGATTCAAATATTTGTGTATTATTAATAATTACTTCCTGATACACAAATATTTGTGTCATTAATAATTACCTTGTGGTATAAAAATATTCGTGTGCACGTATTGCTAATTTAAAAAAAAGGCCCCATGTCATGTTGTGGATTACAAATATTTTTGGTACATAAATAGTAACCTCATGGTACACAAATATTTATGTGAAGATACGATAAATATATagatatatgtaataaaataactTACTAAAAAATGTCTTTAATTTTTAGAAATATTCACTTATTATTTAGAAAACAATAGTTTAAATATAAGCCATGAGTGTTTAAAAATGTTTAGTAAGTACAAACTTTTAAAGTATACAATCATGGATTATATTTAAGAATGTTCGTCAAATACAATTTTAAATGTTTAGTGAATACAATCCATACATAAGGTAATTATTAATAACACACGAATATTTGAATCTAAAATTTATTATTACGAATATAATTTACAGACCTTTTACATTTCTCTCTAAAAAAAATAACATGTCCTAAATGGCCCACTGGATGCAGCGCATTTAAGCACCAGAATCCTTTTtgtttcctcgcaaaaaaaaagaatcTTTTTTGTTTATCATTCATTAAAGTAATCTTGCTTCGCCACTACAAGTGGCCCCATGCCATGTCAACAAATACGGGGCCACATCAACACACTACACGTCTACATATGAGattagcaccgtatttgcacgAGTCAGCCAAGTTTTAGAACCACTTCAGCGTATTTTTCAACTTTAGGCACTAAAGTGAACATCCAAGGCAAGTTCAGACACCACTGATGTATTTACCTCTGAACTTTACCTGGTTTGTTAAAATCGGCTTTGAAATGCATGCAACTATGGTTGGATAGTCAGTTTCCGCATCAGTGTTCATGGACTAGTTCTCACGTGTCCACAGATGGAAATGGTGTCCAGTTTGAGGGTAGCACTGAAGATGCGTCGCCTCAAACCAAATGACCGGTACACAAAGTAACATCAAAATAAAAGTACGATCAGGATCATGCACTACGTCTACATGTGTTACTTTCTCTGCCACTGCCAAGCGCCGCCTTCCACTTGACGGCGACCTCCTCTAGCGCACGGCGCGACGGCCCCTCCGGTGACCACGCATGTGCTGCCGCTTTCTGCAGGTCCTCGGCCCGGCGCCGCAGCTTCTGACCCCCCTCCACGAGCTCCTTCACGGCGGTGGCGATCTCGTGGCGGGTCACCAAGCATCCGACTTCCGGCGGCACTCGCAATGCCACTCCAAGCTTCTCTTCCAAAATAACGGCGTTCATCCTCTGCTCCGCGTACAGCGGCCACGCGAGCATCGGCACTCCGCACCCCACGCTCTCCAGAGTcgagttccacccgcagtgcgACACGAAGACGGCGGTCGCGGGGTGGGACAGCACGCGCACCTGAGGCGCCCACGCCGCGACGGCCAGGCCCCTGCCCCGCGTCCTCCCCAAGAAGCCCTCGGGGAGCCACGCCAATGGAtcttcctcgtcgtcgccgccgtcggttCTTGGCATCCGCACGACCCAGAGAAACCTTTGGCCGCTCGCCTCGAGACCAGCCGCGAGCTCGGCCGTCTGCTCCACAGAAAGTGCTCCGCCGCTCCCGAAGGCGACGTACACCACAGAACCGACCGGCTGACGGTCGAGCCACTCCAAGCATGGTGACAACGCTCCCGCGTCGGCTTCGTCGGGATCTGGCCGCCGGACGAATGGCCCCACCGGGAACACCGGCGGGAAGAAGAACGCGTCTGCAACTTGCTCCGGTGCCGCCAGCCGCTTGAACGCTTCCGCGGTGCCAAGTTCCATCTCGTAGAACGTGTTCACCAACAGGCCATCGGCAGCGCGGATCCTCCGGCCCAACTCGACAACCTGCTCGTAACCCGGGTGCCTGGAACTGCCGCACCCGTCGGGGAGGTCCTCGCGGCACAGCGAGACGCCGCCGAGAAGCTCGAGAGGCACCGCGAAGTCGCGGTATTCGCCCGGGGCGGCGTCCTCGTGGAGCTCCAGGATGTGGCGCGTGAGGGCGACCAACGCCAGGTTGCTAGGGATGAAGAGGTACCCCGGGACGCCGAGCTCGGCGGCGACGGGCAGCGCCACGGAGCAGAGGAAGTCGGGCACCAGCGCGGCGAGCGGGGCGGCACTGGAGCCGTCGTTGATGGAGCGGAGGAGGGCGCGGATGTTGGGGACGGAGCGGCGGACGAGCTCCAGGAGCACGAACCCGTCGTGGGCGTCGGCGGGGAGGTCGTCCAtccggacggcggggagcgcggcggTGGCGACGGAGGCGGGGAGGCGCGGGAGAAGCTGGCCTGCCGGGCCGGAGAGGTTGGTGAAGGTGACGATCGTGGCCGCGAAGCCGTGGAGCTCGACGAGCCGCCGCGCCAGCTCGGCCATTGGAATGAGGTGGCCGGCGCCGGGGCTGGCCAGAAGCACGACGTGCGGCCGCGGCCGCGCTCTGGGTGGCGCGGAGCCAGTGCTGGTCAACGACCCCATTCCGCCGACGGGTTAATTCTTGCGGTGCACCGTGCGTCCGTGAGCGAGATGCTGGTTGTGGTCTTGTGGATCTGGATTCCAAGGTCCGATCCCATTCGGCATGTTACGAGGTAGAGTATACAGTTTTTTGGGACCGTGCTGCGGAGGTGCCAGAATTAATCCCACATGCCTGGTCAGAGCCTCGCAGTCACAGCACCGCGAGGGAAGTCTGATTTAAATCTTGAGTTTGTAGAGAGCGACGCAAGAGCTGTATTATACCTACGGTTTTCTACGAGTTGAGAAGGGTTACGTAAAGACTTGCATATTTTAATTGGTGATTACCAGGGGCACGAGCCCACCCTAAAAATCCGGTGGGCAAAGTTTGATTAGTGGGAAGGAAAGCTCCGTACGCTTAGAGCATCTCCGACAGTAGCACAGAAGTTTCGCGCCTTAAAATAGTTTTAGCACGTCACTATAGCATTTTTAGTGCGTCGGACCCAACATTGGTTTACCAGATGCCCAAAAACGCGCGTCCAGAAAAACACGCAATGTAAGTTGTGAAGCATGCGCAATTCAGCGCCTCAAATTTGCATCATGCGATAGTGTTTTCCAGCGGGCGGCTAACCCTTTTTTGCACGCGCATTATTTTACAGCTTCTGCTGGAGCTGTCCGGCGCTCAAAAAACCCGAATTTTAGCGAGCGGATTGGGCGCCTGTTAAAGATGCtcttacgtactccctccgtctggtaAAAAATGTACATATAgaattttaggacaaattatgaaGTGAAGTAAAAATGCATGGAAAAGGTACAAGCCACCATCTCTCTTCTTTTTAATTACCCAACctccaatgagctaagtgcatataaaaattaagaagaccatgtgtagaatgttattggtcttgattaccgtgtgataaGAAAGAAATGTTTTTTTCTACTTTGAAGTGCATTGGGAAGTTAGGAGTACACTCTTTTTATGAATAAAATTTATAGCCAAACGTACatcttcaccggacggagggagtagatgtcttCGTAGGTATATATTTTTGGCGACACAAGTGAATCCTGACATTTAAATCCTGAAGTCCATACTCTGACCACACGGGCAATGCTATACCTATGTAAAAAAGGTACGTaagctaaggccttgtacaatgggagatgcttaggggaggtgtttagagaaataaaccagattTTTtttaagcaccggtgcctatttgtacagggtagacgcttaactaagcgtctatcctgtagaaataggcaccggtgctttagAAAAATTCGGTTTATTTTCGTAAGCACCTCTATAAGCATCtttcattgtacaaggcctaacagGGTGTCCAACGTGGGGGTTATTATCGGGTATAGAGAGAGGGAGAGGCCCgcccccctgaaaatcagggggagaAATTAATTGGTTGGAAGGATTACGTAAAGCTGCGCGTAAAATGTTCCGTTGGTGTAGTATTATCGCTGACCACACCGATCCCAGTCCTTTTCGACCTTCAGGCGTGTTTAGGAGtgaatttgatgatgttgcattgGGAGACTCGGATTGCTAACTTTGACCATCATCACTGCAGCAGCTTGGCCTCCGCGTACTGCATGGTGGAAACGCCTCAACCACCATAGCGTCGAGCCCGTGCATGGCTTGCTGCTGCTGCCGAGTCGTGATGAAGCTCAAGAAGCCGGCGGCGGGGCAGAGTCGCGAGTGTCGTCGTGGCGCAGGTAAATGATGGAGCCCCCTGCTATGGCATGGTCGGCTGCGTGCTACTGGCCGACGCGGTCGTGCACATCAGGATCCCCTCGAGCAGCGCATGTTCCATCATTATTCATTGGCAACCACGCGCCTAGGAGCGTGCACGGACAGACGTGGATTTTTGAAGCTCAGACTTCCGAACACCTGTTATTCTTACCCTCCAACATTACTTTAACAACTATGCTACACAACTAACTTATtacatgattttttttctattttttgtttctTCAAAACAAAACAACAGACAAACCTTAAAACTTTGCAGGACAACAATACATTCTTACTACAATGTGGGGAAAAATCAGATTTTTTCGTCCAACATAAATAGAGAAAATGAGATTTTCTTTTTGAGtaaaaaaatatcatttttagTATATATGATTCAGAAAAAAACCTTAAAGTTATTTCCTACATTATAGttagaatgttttgttgtcctGTAAAGTTTGAAGTTCATACGCAAGTTCATATGTTGTTTCATTTGAAAGAAGCAAAAAAGACAAAAGTGCTAGCACGAATCGCGGTGCAGAAATGGATGGCTAGATAAGGGAATGTACCAATGCCTGTGCTTTGATAAATGTTAACCGTACATGGACGACGTGTGCCTTCTTATGTACTTTTAATTTTTGGTTCATGTGTTATTAATCCTGAGTATTTATTCCACCCAATCAAATCTAATTGAAATGTATTGGAACTGATTTCCGCAGCAACACGCGGTGTATCATCTAGTTTCCCTAATTCTCGAGAATTTGGAGGAACCCTAGGTTATTACTCCTTCTGCAAAGAagtataagagcatttagatcactaaagtagtgatctaaatgcttttatatttctttacagagggagtatatgattaGAATGTGGTAATGTATTTGATCTATATaatcttgttgtgatgattatttTCACTGTGTTGTGTGAACGTTGAATGCATTATATTTGACCCATGAcgtttagtgatctaaatgcttttatatttctttacagagggagtatatgattaGAATGTGGTAATATATTTGATCTATATAATCTTGTCGTGATGATTATTTTCACTGTGTTGTGTGAACGTTGAATGCATTATATTTGCCCCAAGTGAATGTCATGGATGTCAATGGCACGGTGGTGATAGAAATTGCCTCTCTCCTTAGTGGACCTTTGGTAAGGGAACAGCCGAGATCTATATGCATTAACTAAATCCAGGGGCGTTAATCATCATCATACTTGGCTACATCTATGGAGGGATGATGATAGTTTTGCGTGATACAGAACTACGGAATTAGTGCATATCTTATTATTTGCTCCGCcctcacaaaaacatacatcaaaatGATGAAATATTTAAACATTCACTATCATTATATACTAGTGGGGAATCCAGAGCTCTCGAGAATACCTTAATGCAATTCCTATACTACTCTTCCTTTCTCTCTCACACCCCTCTTTTACTCTAATTACAAACACATACGTCACTTGACTTGACATGGTTTGAAATGTGCACTATAGTTCTTTGCTCACAAACACTACAATAACTTGCAAGCATCGCACGATGAACCTCTAGGTTGCAAGCACAACACGAGACCACTAGGCACTTGCAAGCACAACACGACAACCTCTGAAGGTGCAAATGACCATTTCCTTCGTCTCTTTCTGGGATCGCTACTACCACTAAGCAAGCAACTACCAGATTGTTTAGTCTCTCCCATCCAAACTTACTAACATAAATCTTATCTGGCTGACATTCTGAGATGGCAAATGAACCCTTTTTATTGCAGTTTTGTATGAGCGAGATCAAACGGTGGTAGTTTTAAACTATCTGTCATGTCACTCCAAAGAAACTACCACCCCTCACAAGTAAAATTGCTAGCAAAATCATTCACAAATGCCACCACTCCTGCTGAACGTTCGCCAGCTAAGGGGGTCCTTCAGCAATCATTACCAATTTATTAATTTTGATTTATGTTGGTTCTCAGGGGCACATGTTCCATCTATCCATGTATGAAGACTGGTATCACAATCTCGATGGACCCTTTGATAATAGCTAGGAAATTTTGGAACCTCAACATATTTACAAAGCTGTTGCCATGACTCCTAAGACCCTTCAGTAATCCCTTGAAAAGTTCGTGGCAGTTGCCCCTAGCAATTAACCGAAGACTCCTGATTCTGTGCTCAAGTCTACATCAAATTCTAAAACCAAGACAGGAATCAGTAGAAGTCAAGCACTCCTGTGATGGTGATCGGAGGGTCGATCAGTACACGTTTCGCTTGTCCTGATGAAAACAGCTGCGGCAGCATGTTTGCTTCCTTTGGTGCAACACCAGGGGCTGTCCAAAGAGTAACATGTGGCCAGTCATTTTTGGAATCGATCTTCTCGCCATTTACAGTTCCAAGTTGTGCCTCGAGAGCAGCCATCTTATCAGTGTAGAGGAAGGCGTTAAACGACACTGGGACTTCCTGGTTCTGGTAGACTCCATAGCTAGCAACTGCAGCTACACCATGGGCTCTTTTGTGGGCAAGGGTGACATGAGCCTTGCTTAGGTTATCCTCCACTTTTATGCCGTTGAGAAAATTGTTTACATCACCATCATTTTCGCCCAACTGTTACAGTTACCCAATGTGTAAATGGTTAAATTAGAGAATCATCCATGACTGCTGCATGACGACAAAACCTAGCGGCAGCAGTCACATGACTACAAAAACTAGAACTGGGAAAGTTCATACACCTTAAGGACTAAGTTGAGCGCATATCTTACCTTTCGGAGAAGGCTCAATATATCTGCCTGGGGTACTGTAACCGCAGCAAAAACGATATTCCCAAACCTTCGCTTTGCAGTATCAGGAGTTTTGACATCACCTTTTGCAACAGCCTTCAACTGTTCCAGTACTTCTTTCACCGCAACATCAAATGGAACCTAATAAATGAGAACATTATAACAAAAGAAACGCATCCTCTCTTTCTGTGCAGTGAAATTTGTAAACGTCACAGTAAACAGCTTCTTATGATTCCACAGAATACCAGTGCAAGTCCCTAATTAAAGGTCATCATTTATAAACTACAAATTGCAAAACCATTCTATTGCCTAAACACAGAAAGTAAATCTAGAACTAACATGGTTACCTGAATGGAGGTAAGATAATTAGCATTCCTTGACAAGACCACACGTAGTCTTTTCTCCCACTGAGCCCATTCTTGAGCATATGAACCTTTTGATGGCTCCGCTCTGATATGACATTATTGTGAAAATCAGCCAGCATACAAATAATCATGAATTTGATAATGCGTCGCTAGTTATGAAAAAAATGACAGCTGAAACTGCACGAAGTTTGTACTCCGAGAAGGGTGTACAATGAAAACTGCTTAACAGTTTCATACCTCCCATGCCTGCTTTGATGCAGTCTGAATAAGCTCATTCCCTCGTCTAAGATAGTTTTGACATCACCAGGCAATGGAGCTCTGCATGAAATTTAAGTAGCAAACTAGCAATTCAGTGGATACAAGTACGCAAAGCAACATATCAATCAGAATGTACGAAGAGGACGTAGCCATTTTCTCTGGCACATGATATGAAAAACCGCACATTTATCTGGATAACAAATGTATTGAACAAGTTGTCTTCCTAAATGTTTAATCAAGTGAAAATAAAATAAATGTATAGCTCTACTAACATGGTATTGTAGAGACATGGAATGAAAAATGGATTGCCCAGCCATATAAAAGAATGGGGCAGACAGCATCAAGAATATAAGAAACAGGACATTTCATAAACTAGTGGCGGAAATAGTAACATTAATCTTACCTCTCTGGCTTCAGGAGAGGCATCTTAACCAAAGAGCCAAAACGCTCATATAATTCACTTTCAAATTCTCTTCGGGACTGAAATTAGTTTATTGATGAACATTGATAATTTGGTATATTCCAGCAGGAGTTGAAACAGTTTTTCATTAAATGTACATACCTTGCCATCATAGAGGTTGTAAAACATTAGCAAAATATAGCCAGCATTTGGTGATGCTTTGTCCAGATTTCCCTTTTATAAATTATGGAAACAATTTAGAATGTATAACGGTGAGTATCAACAAACTTGTGTAAGAGCAAATATCGTGTACATACCGGATGATTGACCCGTTGGAGTACACGAAACATGAAAACAGCAAGAGCTTCAAGAGAGAATGGATTTGAATCGGTGCCTGTTGATTCAAGGAACAAGAAGAAAACTTATGAAACTTATTCAAGAACAAGGCATGACCAGTTGTAAACAGAGATGTATGCAATAAAATTTGTAATGTCGATCCAGAATTTTAACAATCCCCTTGCAGGATATATGGAAGAGTGGATTTTCAGAGGACGAGCGCCTTCAGTATCTTTATCTGGGCCATTAAATCCGGACTCGTGATTCTGGAACCGTTGACCATCTGGATTTTCGCACAGTTGATTTGTTGAATACAAGTAGCAAACGCGTAAGCGGTGGCATAGGGATGCAACACATGCTGTGTTGTTTCCTTCCAAGGGACAGGGGCTGGCGCTGGAAAGGGTGGTGATGCAAAGGAACTGGACCGACATGGGAGGCTCTACTGCCCGGCCGGGATGCTGGCCCTTTCCTCTATTTCTGCCGAtgcccactctctctctctctctctagacagCGCTATAACTCCGACGACGAAAAAAAAATCAACATTCTTCTTCTTTGCGAGGAAAAGGTCTAGATCCATCATGGTCTGCTGGAGTTCATCCCAACACAGATGTGGTGCTGGGCTGCAACACCAGGAGTGAAGGCAGTAACCAAAGAATGGAGCTATGGAGCTCGTGACTCTGTCGTCTTCATGAGGGTATTGCTTATGTCCGCTAATGGAGGTGGCAGGAGTGCACGATGGTCGTGGAGATTGTTTAAGGTGGCGAGGCACCAGATCTGGCAGCGTAGACACCAACCCTGCCAAGATCTCAGCCGGCATTAGTGTGGCCTTTGGTTCCGTCAGTTCAGAATTGATTGTTCACGGCAGGGTAGATTCAACCAGTTGTTTCTGTATATTACTATTCTCTTACCTGGTGTTATAACCGGACCATATCTTACCTAATTGAGTTTTTCTAGGATTCAGGGGCAATATGGTCATATTTGTGCCATGCCAATCTTGGAGGTTAGTTTTGAGGATTTTGTCTGACCTGTACAAGTCAGATCGTAAATCTGGTGGTGAACCAGTGCATGTGTTCTTGTTGAAATTTGGTTGGACTCCAATTCCTGATAGTTATCTATTTGTTCATGCGTTAGGGCCTCTAAATCCAGAGTCTCACCACTGATTGAATGGATTCAAATGGAATCGACACTAATTGCAAATTGGTTCTCACTTAATTGAGTTACTGCATAACGGTGATGCTTTGTTCATGTTAATGCGGCAATGGTTCATGTCGTGAGAAATTTTTGATAAAAAGTGGTGATTTAGGCGTAAAGTTTTGATACTCAAAATATTGATGTCTTGTGCAGACCTGCTGTTAACTGCAGATCATGACACTGTTAATTTAGATTAGTCAAGCTCAAGCCAATATTGCAGCGAGCCTTTTCTCCTTGAAAAAAACAATCAATGGTGATGTCAATTGCAAATCTTAATCACAAACTATTCAAATTTTGAAGTAAGACCCATGTATGTGTGTCAGTGGGCATGCCCCGGCACAGAAACATGTTTGGCCGCATTGACTGCCGTGGCCCATGAGCCAGGCCACCCTTCTGCGGATGAAATAGGACATCAAGTAATCAATCTTCCCTACCTATACTGCTGGTGAATATATCAACATAGCCGATCCCAATGCACCTGTGCGGACATGATTGCGAGCTATCAGGTGCTCGTCCACCAAAAGGACTTATTGGGAACCTAAGCCCCTATTGTGGCAAGTCAATAAGAGGCCTCAAGGAGACTATTAATGAAGTCATGGGGTCCACATGATCTCTAGATTGATTTGAGTGCGATGTGTCAACACAATTCAAACAGA
This region of Triticum aestivum cultivar Chinese Spring chromosome 2D, IWGSC CS RefSeq v2.1, whole genome shotgun sequence genomic DNA includes:
- the LOC123048865 gene encoding hydroquinone glucosyltransferase-like; translated protein: MGSLTSTGSAPPRARPRPHVVLLASPGAGHLIPMAELARRLVELHGFAATIVTFTNLSGPAGQLLPRLPASVATAALPAVRMDDLPADAHDGFVLLELVRRSVPNIRALLRSINDGSSAAPLAALVPDFLCSVALPVAAELGVPGYLFIPSNLALVALTRHILELHEDAAPGEYRDFAVPLELLGGVSLCREDLPDGCGSSRHPGYEQVVELGRRIRAADGLLVNTFYEMELGTAEAFKRLAAPEQVADAFFFPPVFPVGPFVRRPDPDEADAGALSPCLEWLDRQPVGSVVYVAFGSGGALSVEQTAELAAGLEASGQRFLWVVRMPRTDGGDDEEDPLAWLPEGFLGRTRGRGLAVAAWAPQVRVLSHPATAVFVSHCGWNSTLESVGCGVPMLAWPLYAEQRMNAVILEEKLGVALRVPPEVGCLVTRHEIATAVKELVEGGQKLRRRAEDLQKAAAHAWSPEGPSRRALEEVAVKWKAALGSGRESNTCRRSA